The Agarilytica rhodophyticola genome has a window encoding:
- a CDS encoding aminotransferase class I/II-fold pyridoxal phosphate-dependent enzyme, whose translation MNLTNADSGQLQQWQSELTSRYQDIKAKGLNLDLTRGKPSSEQLQLSDALDGILGSEYTSPSGVDVRNYGGLDGLLEARKLGSQFLDMPAENIIAGGNSSLTLMHQTMAIAHQFGLNGSDSAWNKSADVSFICPVPGYDRHYGVCQHLGIKMITVPMDANGPDMDAVESLVAQDKSIRGMWCVPKYSNPTGVIYSDDVVKRIAQLGKTAHPDFRVFWDNAYAIHDLVEQPKTLANIYEACVAAGTEDSVLQFASTSKVTFAGSGVAFVGASANNLKGIKQSLGFITIGPDKVNQLRHVKFFAEPESLTKHMQKHAGIIKPRFECVLKQLDKAFGDNDLGSWESPEGGYFISFDTRPGLAKEVVRLAGEAGVKLTPAGATFPYGNDPEDCNIRIAPTVPTVEQVEQAMDVFVVCVQLASINQQLSA comes from the coding sequence TTGAATCTTACAAACGCAGATAGCGGTCAACTTCAGCAATGGCAATCCGAACTTACTTCTCGTTACCAAGACATCAAAGCGAAAGGCCTTAATTTAGACCTTACCCGCGGAAAACCCTCCTCTGAACAGCTTCAATTATCAGATGCCTTAGACGGTATTTTAGGCTCAGAATACACCTCCCCTAGCGGAGTAGATGTACGCAATTATGGCGGTTTAGATGGTCTGCTTGAAGCCCGTAAACTAGGGTCACAATTCCTCGATATGCCGGCAGAAAATATTATTGCAGGTGGCAACAGCAGCCTTACGTTAATGCACCAGACGATGGCTATTGCTCATCAGTTTGGTCTTAATGGTAGTGATTCCGCTTGGAACAAGAGCGCTGATGTTAGTTTTATTTGTCCTGTGCCGGGGTACGATAGACACTACGGTGTTTGCCAGCACCTAGGCATTAAGATGATCACTGTGCCTATGGATGCCAATGGACCGGATATGGATGCGGTAGAGTCACTGGTAGCGCAAGATAAGAGTATTCGTGGCATGTGGTGTGTCCCCAAATACTCTAACCCAACCGGCGTCATATACAGCGATGATGTAGTAAAGCGCATTGCCCAACTGGGAAAAACAGCCCACCCAGATTTCCGCGTTTTTTGGGATAACGCTTATGCAATACACGATCTTGTAGAGCAGCCCAAGACACTAGCTAATATTTACGAGGCCTGCGTTGCTGCTGGCACAGAAGACAGTGTTCTGCAGTTTGCCTCCACATCAAAAGTGACTTTCGCCGGTTCTGGTGTGGCCTTTGTCGGCGCCAGCGCCAACAACCTTAAGGGCATCAAACAGTCCCTAGGTTTTATTACCATCGGTCCAGACAAAGTCAATCAGTTGCGCCATGTTAAGTTCTTCGCCGAGCCAGAATCATTAACTAAGCATATGCAAAAGCATGCCGGTATTATTAAGCCTCGTTTTGAATGCGTACTCAAGCAACTTGATAAGGCCTTTGGTGACAATGATCTAGGCAGTTGGGAGTCTCCGGAAGGTGGCTATTTTATCTCTTTTGACACTCGCCCAGGACTCGCTAAAGAAGTAGTAAGATTAGCAGGAGAAGCCGGTGTGAAATTAACACCCGCAGGTGCCACCTTCCCTTACGGTAATGACCCTGAAGACTGCAATATTCGCATTGCACCGACTGTACCAACAGTCGAGCAAGTAGAACAAGCCATGGACGTATTTGTCGTGTGCGTGCAGTTAGCGTCTATTAACCAGCAACTATCTGCTTAG
- a CDS encoding chorismate--pyruvate lyase family protein, whose translation MSALNQKPSAIESFQDITNNLLDLAKIPAFLRVLLTTDGTVTKSLEAFFWEPLIVETISQNETVLDEPAPYIERDTGDRVVARSVHLRGLQSNNIYVTANSLICIDVLNPQFQEDLRMQRLGIGELLRECNLETYRQILEVGEDRRKDEVWRTYRIVTEHHPFIQITEHFPLSLY comes from the coding sequence ATGAGTGCGCTAAATCAAAAACCGAGTGCGATAGAATCGTTTCAAGATATTACCAATAACTTATTGGACTTGGCTAAAATACCTGCTTTTTTGAGGGTTTTGCTCACCACAGATGGTACCGTAACAAAAAGTTTGGAAGCATTTTTTTGGGAACCTCTGATCGTTGAAACCATCTCACAGAATGAGACCGTTTTGGACGAGCCTGCGCCCTATATTGAGCGAGATACTGGAGATCGAGTTGTTGCCCGTAGTGTGCATTTAAGAGGTTTGCAGTCCAATAACATTTATGTCACTGCTAACTCTTTGATTTGCATTGATGTTCTCAATCCTCAATTTCAGGAAGATTTGAGGATGCAGCGTTTGGGGATTGGTGAATTACTGCGTGAATGTAATCTTGAAACCTATCGGCAAATCCTGGAAGTAGGGGAGGATAGACGCAAAGATGAGGTTTGGAGAACCTATCGTATTGTGACAGAGCACCATCCTTTTATACAAATAACAGAGCACTTTCCGCTCTCGCTTTATTAG
- a CDS encoding D-sedoheptulose-7-phosphate isomerase, with protein sequence MSHQNYIKTIVEQSISVKQHILSSAEHLNAIDEVAQLCVDAYKNGNKVLLAGNGGSAGDAQHIAAELVARFEFDRPGLPAIALTTDTSMLTAIGNDYGYDKVFSRQLEANAVSGDVFIGISTSGNSKNILEAFDSAKSKGVVCVGLCGQGGKILQVADHVLSVPSDCTARIQESHIMIGHILCGIIEKTMFE encoded by the coding sequence ATGTCGCATCAAAATTATATAAAAACCATTGTTGAACAATCCATCAGCGTAAAACAGCATATACTTTCATCTGCTGAGCATTTAAATGCTATCGATGAAGTGGCGCAGTTATGTGTGGATGCATATAAAAACGGCAATAAAGTCTTGTTAGCGGGCAATGGTGGTAGTGCTGGAGATGCTCAGCACATTGCGGCGGAGCTCGTCGCGCGTTTCGAGTTTGACCGCCCTGGTTTACCTGCAATTGCTTTAACCACCGATACCTCGATGCTGACGGCAATTGGTAACGACTACGGCTATGACAAGGTGTTTAGTCGCCAATTAGAAGCGAATGCTGTAAGTGGCGATGTTTTTATTGGTATTAGCACATCAGGTAATTCCAAAAATATCCTAGAAGCCTTTGATAGTGCTAAAAGCAAAGGTGTTGTCTGTGTTGGTCTTTGTGGTCAGGGCGGTAAGATTCTGCAAGTGGCGGATCATGTACTAAGTGTGCCATCCGATTGCACTGCTCGCATCCAAGAGAGCCATATCATGATTGGCCATATCTTATGTGGCATTATTGAAAAGACTATGTTTGAGTAA
- a CDS encoding HD-GYP domain-containing protein, which translates to MSHIKRISTEHLEIGMYITTETKGVADGKMQNEGFIQRQDTLDKLREKNLKEFFIDVSKGKDSRFAHPILSNNVSFKPRLTLKVEREKAERVYGEARGMVEDLLNDVKMGKAIDVAPVNELADDINNSILNNPNALQCLSQIREKDRYLLEHSVNVGILMSIFSTYLGFDKNTVKELTTGGLLHDIGKIRVPSEILNKAGKLTDDEWVEMKRHVVYGQEVLIKSEGISDIAKSICGLHHERLDGTGYPMGIDESKIDVYGRMAAIVDVYDAVTASRCYHEGMAPFKAMKLLVSMTESHLDKTLVYSFIRCMSVYPVGTVIELSNGKLGVVIEPNLELSNKPIVRIFYNMKSRHYEQCRILNLATSKLDIEIVKTWHPDELDICIHNFL; encoded by the coding sequence ATGAGTCATATCAAGCGTATTTCAACAGAGCATCTCGAAATTGGTATGTACATTACAACGGAGACTAAAGGTGTTGCAGATGGAAAAATGCAAAATGAAGGCTTTATTCAGCGCCAAGATACGCTTGACAAACTTCGAGAGAAGAACTTAAAAGAGTTCTTTATTGATGTTAGCAAAGGCAAAGACTCTCGTTTCGCTCATCCTATCTTATCCAATAATGTGTCATTCAAACCACGTCTAACTTTAAAGGTTGAGCGTGAAAAAGCTGAGCGCGTTTATGGTGAAGCCCGAGGCATGGTTGAGGATTTATTAAATGATGTCAAAATGGGCAAGGCCATTGATGTGGCACCTGTCAATGAATTAGCAGATGATATTAATAACTCCATACTTAATAACCCTAATGCTCTGCAGTGTCTAAGCCAAATTAGAGAGAAAGACAGATATTTATTAGAGCACTCTGTTAACGTGGGTATCCTAATGAGTATTTTTTCAACTTATCTGGGCTTTGATAAAAATACAGTAAAAGAATTGACTACGGGTGGGCTTTTACATGATATTGGTAAGATACGTGTGCCTTCTGAAATACTAAATAAGGCGGGCAAACTGACTGATGATGAATGGGTCGAAATGAAACGTCATGTGGTTTATGGTCAAGAGGTATTAATTAAGTCCGAAGGTATTAGCGATATTGCTAAGTCTATTTGTGGTCTTCACCATGAACGTTTAGATGGTACTGGCTATCCAATGGGGATTGATGAATCAAAGATCGATGTCTATGGGCGCATGGCTGCCATTGTGGATGTCTATGATGCAGTGACGGCATCCCGTTGCTACCATGAGGGGATGGCGCCTTTTAAAGCAATGAAATTGCTGGTGTCTATGACTGAGTCCCATCTCGATAAAACACTAGTTTACAGTTTTATTCGGTGCATGAGTGTTTACCCTGTTGGTACTGTGATAGAACTGAGTAATGGCAAATTGGGCGTGGTTATTGAGCCCAACTTAGAGCTTTCAAATAAACCTATTGTCCGTATTTTTTATAATATGAAAAGCCGCCATTATGAACAGTGTCGCATCCTAAATTTAGCGACATCGAAGCTCGACATTGAAATTGTGAAAACTTGGCATCCGGATGAATTGGATATCTGTATTCACAATTTCTTGTAA
- a CDS encoding TonB-dependent hemoglobin/transferrin/lactoferrin family receptor, whose amino-acid sequence MISKKICLTLLSLAAVSTYALADTSNSLDMEKKLEERIVVVGTRTERAIPEIAATIDVKTAEQIEKELAQNLENLFRFTPGVSGSGSGSRFGFTGFNIRGIGGNRVLTLVDGIRVPEEFSFGPFLSARRNFIDIDSLGRAEVARGPISSLYGSDALGGVVALTTKKPEDYLGKDQNTYAGFKLAHTSADNGTAARLALAAGSQDFAGLLLYNQRTIEELENQGGVGGIGLNRERPDPQDIDNQNAVVKFSYSPGEQHSLLLSLENYDNQTDTSVLSNGGIVNFGVTTDQQDAEDERTRSRYSLSYTYKGDLTLLDSLTTTVYKQSSESEQLTTEQRSSARGNQIRLRSSRFEQDIQGAFVQLGKEFNSKSAMHFFTYGLDYYQTDNDTSRNGGTFDRATGAQLPEFLPLPTRDFPLTEVTQVAFFLQDEISLLNNRLLLSPSIRYDHYDANVRADEIYLTGNPGISPPENYSDSDLTSKFGIVYNITQIYSIYARYSEGFRAPPYDDVNVGFTNLLGGYKTISNSDLVSEESQGIEIGMRIENENNNLHLAIFKNDYENFIESLAIAPQFVTSNGVDPADNLLTFQSINRADVTIEGAELSGRYYFETGSSLLSGFSLQAAIAYASGEDDNTGEPLNSIEPITANVGVNYNSPTDRWGVSVINTLVEAKDNDDIDSQSGRLPSSGYGVVDLLAHLTISEKLRINIGVFNISDKSYIRWADTLAIGNDAPARFTQPGINGAISLRFEL is encoded by the coding sequence ATGATATCTAAAAAAATATGTCTTACCTTGCTCTCTCTGGCAGCAGTATCAACCTATGCCTTAGCTGATACATCAAACTCTTTGGATATGGAGAAGAAGTTAGAAGAAAGAATTGTCGTAGTAGGCACGAGAACAGAACGTGCCATACCCGAAATAGCAGCCACCATTGACGTCAAAACTGCCGAGCAAATTGAAAAAGAGTTAGCTCAAAACTTGGAGAATTTATTCCGCTTTACACCGGGAGTTTCTGGTTCCGGCTCTGGTAGCCGCTTCGGCTTCACCGGATTTAATATTCGCGGTATCGGCGGCAACAGGGTGCTAACCCTGGTAGACGGCATTAGAGTGCCGGAAGAGTTTTCTTTTGGACCTTTTTTAAGTGCCCGTCGAAATTTTATCGACATTGATAGCCTCGGCCGCGCCGAGGTAGCGCGCGGCCCTATATCTTCTCTCTATGGCAGTGATGCTTTAGGAGGTGTGGTTGCACTTACAACGAAAAAGCCAGAAGACTATTTGGGTAAAGACCAAAACACATATGCGGGATTTAAACTGGCTCATACCTCTGCCGATAATGGTACCGCAGCGCGCTTAGCGCTTGCAGCAGGAAGCCAAGACTTTGCTGGATTACTACTGTACAACCAAAGAACGATTGAGGAGTTAGAAAATCAGGGAGGAGTTGGTGGTATCGGGCTAAATCGTGAGCGTCCTGATCCGCAAGATATAGACAACCAAAACGCCGTGGTAAAATTTTCCTATTCACCAGGAGAGCAACATAGCTTACTTCTGTCATTAGAAAATTATGATAACCAAACAGATACAAGTGTCCTCTCAAATGGCGGTATCGTTAATTTTGGTGTAACCACGGATCAACAAGATGCTGAAGACGAACGTACAAGATCACGTTATTCATTGTCTTATACATACAAAGGCGATTTAACACTGCTAGATAGTTTAACAACAACAGTATATAAGCAAAGTAGTGAATCAGAACAACTCACCACGGAACAACGCAGTAGCGCAAGAGGCAATCAAATAAGGCTGCGCAGTTCACGCTTCGAGCAAGATATTCAAGGGGCCTTTGTGCAATTAGGAAAAGAGTTTAACAGTAAAAGCGCGATGCACTTTTTCACTTATGGTCTCGATTACTATCAAACAGATAATGATACATCTCGAAATGGCGGTACCTTCGATAGAGCCACCGGTGCACAACTACCAGAATTCCTACCATTACCTACGCGAGATTTTCCGCTTACAGAAGTTACTCAAGTTGCATTTTTTCTACAGGACGAAATTAGCTTGTTAAACAATCGTTTACTACTTTCACCGAGTATCCGTTACGATCACTATGATGCTAATGTGCGAGCAGATGAAATTTATTTGACCGGCAACCCAGGTATATCACCACCAGAAAACTACAGTGACTCGGATCTAACAAGTAAATTTGGTATCGTCTATAACATCACGCAAATCTATTCCATTTATGCTAGGTATAGTGAAGGATTCAGAGCACCACCTTACGATGATGTCAATGTAGGCTTTACTAATTTATTGGGCGGCTATAAAACCATATCTAACAGCGACTTAGTGTCAGAAGAAAGCCAAGGTATTGAGATTGGAATGCGTATAGAAAACGAAAACAACAATTTGCATCTAGCAATTTTTAAAAATGATTATGAAAATTTTATTGAATCATTAGCGATTGCCCCACAATTTGTCACTTCAAACGGTGTTGACCCTGCTGATAATTTACTAACCTTCCAGTCAATCAATCGCGCAGATGTAACAATTGAAGGAGCAGAATTAAGTGGTCGTTATTATTTTGAGACAGGGTCAAGCCTATTGTCGGGCTTTTCGTTACAAGCAGCCATCGCCTACGCGAGCGGCGAAGATGACAACACCGGTGAACCACTAAACAGTATTGAACCTATAACTGCAAACGTTGGTGTGAACTATAACTCTCCCACTGATCGCTGGGGTGTAAGTGTTATCAATACTTTAGTGGAAGCAAAAGATAATGACGATATTGATAGTCAAAGTGGCAGACTGCCATCCAGCGGCTATGGCGTTGTAGACTTACTTGCACATCTAACCATAAGTGAGAAGCTACGTATCAACATAGGTGTTTTTAATATCAGCGATAAATCTTATATAAGATGGGCAGATACACTGGCAATCGGTAATGATGCGCCCGCACGCTTCACCCAACCGGGTATCAATGGTGCAATATCGTTACGTTTTGAGCTTTAG
- a CDS encoding DUF6607 family protein: MYKNLTCISGVLAVMLLSACTQSSYISQSPDQKESPDKKQELKSPSYSFVANDNFEKIVTASTKREKDRAAILAMQGEHKVSFDFQETVVLKAGYERKPAKHSGGFETVILIEESPSLIVLQHILVVGDGHVVKHWRQDWHFEAKQRFEFVADQTWERKLISSNKHKGMWTQCVYEVSDAPRYCGTGKWNHRYGVSTWTSDRTWRPLPRREYTTRDDYNALNVENRHTVTPMGWTHEQDNTKTVREGSETKTTLVREFGFNNYQRVDGVDFSPAYDYWEKTSAYWQSVRTAWSQRFANNDRVILKTQVDGMPIIEATFGHAEAIENGSSSPGKSEINEVLNKWVTTTFN; this comes from the coding sequence ATGTATAAAAACTTAACTTGTATTAGCGGTGTGCTTGCTGTGATGTTACTCAGCGCCTGTACACAAAGCTCGTATATTTCCCAATCGCCAGATCAAAAAGAGTCGCCGGACAAAAAACAAGAGTTAAAGTCCCCCTCTTATTCTTTTGTGGCGAATGACAACTTCGAAAAAATTGTGACTGCATCCACAAAACGTGAAAAAGATCGCGCTGCAATTTTGGCGATGCAAGGCGAGCATAAGGTAAGTTTTGATTTTCAAGAAACAGTTGTACTAAAGGCTGGCTATGAACGTAAGCCGGCCAAGCATTCCGGCGGGTTTGAGACAGTTATTCTCATTGAAGAAAGTCCCTCACTTATTGTTTTACAGCACATTTTAGTTGTTGGTGATGGCCATGTCGTGAAACATTGGCGCCAGGACTGGCACTTTGAAGCAAAACAGAGATTTGAATTTGTTGCCGATCAAACTTGGGAAAGAAAACTTATTTCGAGCAATAAACACAAAGGTATGTGGACTCAATGTGTGTATGAAGTTTCTGATGCTCCCCGCTATTGTGGAACTGGTAAATGGAACCATCGCTACGGTGTTTCAACGTGGACAAGCGACCGTACTTGGCGTCCTTTGCCAAGGCGTGAATATACAACACGTGATGACTACAACGCGCTAAACGTTGAGAACCGCCACACCGTGACCCCAATGGGATGGACGCACGAGCAGGATAATACGAAAACTGTCCGTGAGGGCAGTGAAACAAAAACAACCTTGGTGCGTGAATTTGGTTTTAATAACTACCAGCGTGTAGATGGAGTCGATTTTTCGCCTGCTTATGATTATTGGGAAAAAACTTCGGCCTATTGGCAGAGTGTGCGAACGGCATGGAGCCAACGTTTTGCAAACAACGATCGAGTAATTTTAAAAACGCAAGTAGATGGAATGCCAATTATAGAAGCAACATTTGGGCATGCCGAAGCGATAGAAAACGGATCATCATCTCCGGGTAAAAGTGAAATCAATGAAGTTCTAAATAAATGGGTAACAACGACGTTTAATTGA
- a CDS encoding sodium:solute symporter family transporter: MQIFVFIFITAIIGLLTYLQCRKADTGDQGSGHDYFLANGGLSWYFVAGSITLTNLSTDQLVGMNGNQMLLLAWWELAAVCGLIILAFVFLPIYYNNNCTTTTELLQRKYNDKHIRALISALFLLGNIFIFLPAVLYGGSLFLLSMFDLDIPLMVVAVSLAIVGATYAILGGLRAVAVSDTYSGVLILSLALLVVFLALKAIDFDFSGIPAERLTMIGDNDSPIPWHTLLTGMIFIQTFYWSTNQTITQRAMAAPTLKEARKGVLAAAGIRLMIVPVIVTVPGIVAFKLYGDINDEAYGRLVGDVLPGWLSGAFAAAIAAAALTSFNSILNASAALYVCDLHECYVRKVNNIPKLSSIVSCIMTLLAILLVPVFATQESVINTVQQLFGLLSMPILSAFVVGLAFKGVEARAAIAAVVAGVALYAFLSFVWTPVHYIHAMFITLIFCIAFSLLINRLLGNRATLVIGEKT, from the coding sequence GTGCAAATTTTCGTTTTTATATTTATCACAGCCATAATTGGGTTATTAACTTATCTTCAATGCCGTAAGGCTGATACTGGGGATCAGGGATCTGGACACGACTATTTCCTGGCTAACGGTGGCCTGAGTTGGTATTTTGTAGCTGGTTCCATAACCCTTACAAACCTATCTACTGATCAGCTGGTAGGGATGAACGGCAATCAGATGTTGCTTTTGGCTTGGTGGGAACTCGCTGCCGTATGTGGCTTGATTATTTTAGCCTTTGTTTTTCTACCGATATATTATAACAACAATTGTACAACTACCACTGAATTGCTGCAGCGCAAATATAATGATAAACATATTCGGGCATTAATCTCTGCGCTTTTTTTGTTAGGTAATATCTTTATCTTTTTGCCCGCTGTTTTGTATGGTGGCTCACTATTCTTACTGTCCATGTTTGATTTGGATATTCCCCTCATGGTTGTTGCTGTCTCACTTGCTATTGTCGGTGCAACATATGCTATTTTGGGAGGGTTGCGAGCTGTCGCTGTATCAGATACTTATAGTGGCGTTTTGATATTATCCCTTGCTCTTTTGGTCGTGTTTCTTGCATTAAAAGCCATTGATTTTGATTTCAGTGGTATTCCTGCAGAACGCCTGACAATGATTGGTGATAACGACTCGCCCATACCTTGGCATACTCTTCTGACAGGAATGATCTTTATTCAAACTTTTTATTGGAGTACAAACCAAACCATCACTCAGAGGGCGATGGCTGCACCTACATTAAAAGAAGCGCGCAAAGGCGTTCTAGCTGCTGCTGGAATTCGTTTAATGATTGTTCCTGTTATCGTTACTGTTCCGGGAATTGTAGCGTTTAAATTATATGGAGATATTAATGATGAAGCCTATGGACGTCTGGTTGGTGACGTATTGCCTGGCTGGTTATCTGGTGCCTTTGCTGCGGCAATTGCCGCGGCAGCATTGACAAGTTTTAATAGTATTCTTAACGCTTCAGCGGCGTTGTATGTTTGTGATTTGCATGAGTGTTACGTTCGTAAAGTCAATAATATTCCTAAGTTAAGTAGCATCGTTTCTTGTATTATGACGTTGTTGGCTATTCTTTTAGTTCCTGTTTTTGCTACACAGGAAAGTGTGATTAATACTGTACAACAACTCTTTGGTCTGCTTTCTATGCCAATATTATCTGCTTTTGTTGTTGGTTTGGCTTTTAAAGGGGTCGAAGCTCGTGCGGCGATAGCGGCTGTGGTCGCTGGTGTTGCTTTATATGCTTTTTTAAGTTTTGTTTGGACGCCCGTTCATTATATTCATGCGATGTTTATTACTTTAATATTTTGTATTGCTTTTTCACTTCTGATTAATCGTTTATTAGGAAATAGGGCAACGCTGGTTATCGGTGAAAAGACGTAA
- a CDS encoding glycoside hydrolase family 97 protein: protein MRDIQRVILFFLPIYLLLSIFLKSAFAQKVAESHQGNNNNVVANIWELTSPDNSIIFYVRQRSNGALQYSVRRNSDISILGWSSLGFVSSTIDQRKPDKPVISDFTNALTFIEENRSKVTDKYTMLTGKRRDNYAQANQLLLTFKDDESGKKMRLDIRLFNEGFGFRYVLLDKSSLMTWLIDEVTSFNVGLDGTHWGQAYDIADTWRPAYETPYKNATPSGTSIKNTDKETGWGFPSLFKTKGQQWLLLHESNIGLGDHGVHLAADAKDGIYKVAFPLAESAMGFGRNIAVSKTPWKMPWRLGIISASLAGIIESNLVFHLSDPSKISNVEWIRPGISSWSWWSDHASSRNLSALKDFIDLSAYIGWPYSLVDANWNTIGDHAMEELAAYGKKRNVDLFFWYNSGGRHNFVSEEPRNIMSDSRRRNAEFAKLKRLGIKGIKVDFFQSDKQEIMNQYLHILRDAAEHEIMVVFHGSTVPRGWERTWPNLMSMESVRGAEFYTFSSLPDYGELAAYQNTILPFTRNVIGSMDYTPVAYTPQRVKRRTTNGHETALSVIFESGIQHIADSSKSLRALPQAYRDFFRQLPSAWDETRFLSGYPGRDVVMARRRGERWFVAGINGEAHKKSRVLDLSFIKSKANCALLLHDGNSNGEFLFANKIISDLSKVPIEMEKFGGFTLAFNLCR from the coding sequence ATGAGAGATATACAAAGAGTAATTTTATTTTTCTTGCCTATTTACCTATTACTAAGTATTTTTTTAAAGAGTGCTTTTGCTCAAAAGGTAGCTGAAAGTCACCAAGGCAATAACAATAATGTGGTTGCCAATATATGGGAGCTTACTTCTCCTGATAATTCAATTATTTTTTACGTACGTCAAAGGTCTAACGGCGCTTTACAATACAGCGTGAGACGCAATAGCGACATATCTATTTTAGGGTGGTCGAGTTTAGGCTTTGTAAGCTCAACCATCGATCAAAGAAAGCCAGATAAACCTGTTATTTCAGACTTTACTAACGCCCTTACTTTCATTGAAGAGAATCGTAGTAAAGTTACTGATAAATATACGATGTTAACAGGTAAACGTCGTGATAATTATGCCCAGGCTAACCAACTTTTACTCACCTTTAAAGATGATGAAAGTGGTAAAAAAATGCGTTTGGATATCCGGCTTTTTAATGAGGGTTTCGGTTTTCGTTATGTTTTGTTAGATAAAAGCTCACTGATGACATGGCTTATTGATGAGGTAACAAGTTTCAATGTTGGTCTTGATGGTACTCATTGGGGGCAGGCTTACGATATTGCAGATACTTGGCGACCTGCTTATGAAACGCCTTATAAAAATGCTACCCCCAGTGGTACATCGATTAAAAATACAGACAAAGAAACTGGCTGGGGATTTCCATCATTATTTAAAACTAAGGGCCAACAATGGTTGTTGCTTCATGAAAGCAATATTGGTTTAGGTGATCACGGCGTTCATTTGGCGGCGGATGCTAAGGATGGTATTTATAAAGTAGCGTTTCCCTTAGCAGAGAGTGCAATGGGTTTCGGGCGCAATATTGCAGTCTCTAAAACACCGTGGAAAATGCCTTGGCGGCTTGGCATTATTAGCGCCAGTCTTGCAGGAATCATTGAAAGTAATCTTGTTTTTCACCTAAGTGATCCGTCTAAAATATCCAATGTGGAGTGGATTCGTCCAGGTATATCTTCTTGGAGTTGGTGGTCTGATCACGCTAGCTCTCGTAACTTATCGGCTTTAAAAGACTTTATTGATCTATCCGCCTATATTGGATGGCCCTATTCCCTAGTCGACGCTAACTGGAATACGATTGGCGATCATGCTATGGAAGAATTAGCCGCCTATGGGAAAAAGCGTAATGTAGATTTATTTTTTTGGTACAACTCTGGTGGTCGACATAACTTTGTAAGTGAAGAACCGCGCAACATCATGAGCGATAGTCGGCGACGTAATGCCGAGTTTGCCAAGCTTAAAAGGTTGGGAATAAAAGGCATAAAAGTGGATTTTTTCCAAAGTGATAAACAGGAAATCATGAATCAATATCTACATATTCTGCGTGATGCAGCGGAACATGAAATCATGGTGGTATTTCACGGTAGCACCGTGCCACGGGGCTGGGAGCGTACCTGGCCTAATCTGATGAGTATGGAATCTGTACGAGGAGCAGAGTTTTATACATTCTCATCGTTGCCTGATTATGGCGAGTTGGCAGCTTATCAGAATACTATTTTACCTTTTACACGCAATGTTATTGGTTCGATGGACTATACGCCGGTGGCTTATACGCCACAAAGAGTAAAGAGGCGCACTACTAATGGGCATGAAACTGCGTTGTCGGTGATTTTTGAATCAGGAATCCAGCATATCGCGGATTCATCCAAAAGCCTTAGGGCCTTGCCACAAGCTTACCGAGATTTCTTTCGACAGCTGCCTTCAGCCTGGGATGAGACCCGTTTTTTGTCAGGCTACCCTGGCCGCGATGTAGTCATGGCTAGACGAAGAGGGGAGCGTTGGTTTGTCGCTGGCATTAATGGTGAAGCACATAAAAAAAGTAGGGTATTGGATCTGTCTTTTATTAAGAGTAAAGCTAATTGTGCATTGCTGTTGCATGACGGCAACAGTAATGGTGAATTTTTATTCGCTAACAAAATCATCAGCGACCTGTCTAAAGTTCCTATCGAAATGGAAAAATTTGGCGGTTTCACTTTAGCCTTTAATTTGTGTAGATAG